The following are from one region of the Populus trichocarpa isolate Nisqually-1 chromosome 8, P.trichocarpa_v4.1, whole genome shotgun sequence genome:
- the LOC18101340 gene encoding probable histone H2B.3, producing the protein MAPKAEKKPAEKKPAAAEKAPAEKKPRAEKKLPKEGASEKKKKRTKKNVETYKIYIFKVLKQVHPDIGISSKAMGIMNSFINDIFEKLAQESSRLARYNKKPTITSREIQTAVRLVLPGELAKHAVSEGTKAVTKFTSS; encoded by the coding sequence ATGGCACCCAAGGCCGAGAAGAAGCCGGCGGAGAAGAAGCCAGCCGCAGCAGAGAAGGCACCAGCGGAGAAGAAGCCGAGGGCAGAGAAGAAATTGCCCAAAGAAGGAGCTAgcgagaagaagaagaagaggaccAAGAAGAATGTGGAGACTTACAAGATCTACATCTTCAAGGTCTTGAAACAAGTCCACCCTGATATTGGGATCTCAAGCAAAGCTATGGGTATCATGAACAGTTTCATCAATGATATCTTTGAGAAGCTTGCTCAAGAGTCTTCGAGGCTTGCTAGGTATAACAAGAAGCCCACCATTACCTCTCGGGAGATCCAGACTGCTGTCAGATTGGTTTTGCCTGGAGAGCTTGCTAAGCATGCTGTTTCTGAAGGGACTAAGGCTGTTACCAAGTTCACTAGCTCTTAG
- the LOC18101338 gene encoding probable 2-oxoglutarate-dependent dioxygenase SLC1, producing MSPAIVLEVQTHYKEEELLESHEFHKGVQHLCERGITKVPRKYILPALDRPIFPKKDGATNFKLPIIDFAQLQGPDRIHALKSLSKACEEYGFFQLINHGIACQSILDMIEAGRKFFELSFEERSKYMSKDMRAPVRYGTSFNQNKDRVFCWRDFLKLDCHPLSDVLPYWPSSPTELRQAAVNYSKETKFLYIMVVRAILESLGLAETTKDIDENDGDHHIIKEFQDGSQLLVVNCYPSCPEPDLTLGIPPHSDYGFLTLLLQDEVKGLQIQHEGRWVTVEPIPNSFVINVGDHLEIFSNGRYRSVLHRVLVNPSKSRISIASLHSLPFGSMVRPSPKLIDDANPRRYKDTDFASFIEYIASHEHRSKNFLDSRRLT from the exons ATGTCACCGGCAATAGTCTTGGAGGTTCAAACTCATTACAAAGAAGAGGAGCTACTAGAGAGTCACGAGTTCCACAAAGGAGTGCAACATCTATGCGAGAGAGGGATAACAAAAGTGCCTAGAAAATACATATTGCCGGCATTGGACCGTCCTATTTTCCCAAAAAAAGATGGCGCTACTAATTTCAAGCTACCAATAATCGATTTTGCTCAGCTGCAAGGTCCAGATAGAATTCATGCACTCAAATCCCTTTCAAAAGCTTGTGAGgaatatggtttttttcag TTGATAAATCATGGCATTGCATGTCAATCCATCCTCGACATGATTGAAGCAGGAAGGAAATTCTTCGAGCTTTCTTTCGAGGAGAGATCGAAGTACATGTCAAAAGATATGCGTGCACCAGTTAGATATGGAACAAGTTTTAACCAGAACAAAGATAGAGTGTTTTGCTGGAGAGACTTCTTAAAGCTTGATTGCCATCCCCTTTCAGATGTTCTTCCTTATTGGCCCTCTTCTCCTACGGAGCTAAG GCAAGCGGCGGTTAACTActctaaagaaacaaaattcttgTATATAATGGTTGTGAGGGCGATACTAGAGAGCCTAGGATTGGCTGAAACAACAAAAGATATTGATGAAAATGATGGTGATCATCATATAATTAAGGAGTTTCAAGATGGGAGCCAACTCCTTGTGGTCAACTGCTATCCTTCATGTCCTGAACCTGACCTCACACTTGGCATACCACCCCATTCAGACTATGGCTTCCTTACACTGCTCCTCCAAGATGAAGTTAAGGGTCTCCAAATTCAGCATGAAGGGAGATGGGTCACAGTGGAACCAATCCCTAATTCATTTGTTATTAATGTTGGTGATCATCTCGAG ATTTTCAGCAATGGGAGATACAGGAGTGTGCTCCATAGAGTACTAGTCAATCCTTCGAAGTCTCGGATCTCCATTGCCTCGTTACACAGTTTACCTTTTGGCAGCATGGTTCGACCGTCGCCAAAGCTCATCGATGATGCTAATCCAAGGCGTTATAAGGACACAGACTTTGCGAGTTTTATTGAATACATAGCATCTCATGAACACAGGAGCAAGAACTTCCTCGATTCTAGGAGATTGACTTGA
- the LOC18101339 gene encoding uncharacterized protein LOC18101339: protein MFRLHKHKSDKFGGTLDFKFSSFQALQVPKGWDRLFVYIISVETGKTLSKSGKGSVRNGTCRWTESLTESIPVSEKEIDDCLFKFVVSMGSSRSGILGEATVNLGSYRNAETAVPVSLPLKKCNHGTILLVRIQCLTPRAKPREEQFEEPGSYAEDVIAVDYIDMENKSDVSDSSVARSVGSSSSNHLDSASGTGEHSRELSFSASGSRYSFDSMEGSLDYSLQNNLIGTSNLVGRQDSTGSQNSSSYGSYSLNDSSRSNHSSFNSASRSHLQNQRESLNQVSRTVASSPLRNADSSKDLLEAAEATIEELRAEARMWEQNARRLMFDLEKMRKDLSDQSMHCASLEMQLSESHRECDGSKQKIEQLKILLEESVAKQTTTEKLKFQAKEMDNFQKEIEDELKFQKETNADLALQLKKTQESNIELVTILQELEDTIEIQKIEISDLSKIQSKSQKAGKYHLEVQNSEETKRMKKSFAKDTREASCDSGMEGSTVEQELDDLPVGSESEDSRSLELEFQQLQDSQKNLESTIKPPERSLENKIHAIEVEQSLKTQTLMDCEAEWREKLAAKDEKITNLEAELFKALNPLQFQNGDDRELIKEIEVLTQKMEELERDCSELTEENLELVLKLKESEKYGASTSPSSNECLGNHSLLTSESEVRKLRSQICKLEEEMRKKEIISQQLSTEMAKTLSELQEHIQSCLANVKKQQCDPCFPINGECSTAFDKPVISNDTDLFNQKERAKSILNSFVQLKDLFEAKSALFKNEVHQSKEVRAKVVNPDELRNNLEAYDSGGNTFSTCGPQPESMQMESTPEMTDLEKELLEKISGMDKLNSLNEQEIDALRHSQTELETQISNLQNERWQLEQNLEVTLRESMVTSKCLDDLRKEMTKLSSNRDSQASAKEILERKLSELESGKLEMEVHLSELEKENVQLSERICGLEAQLRYLTNDRESTSEELHNSESSNMSLREEIRRLESELEAQKVDARQKMQDMQKRWLEAQEECGYLKVANPKLQTTAESLIEECSVLQKSNAELRTQKMQLHEHCTILEAELRDSEKCFSNMSKEVEALEGKYILLQQEIASKEQALGIELDSLLQENKKYKEKLAMEENFLNQMHLEKTVEVENLQREVAHLTEQISATHGEKERTASEAVIEVSHLRSGRAMLEASLQELQGKLELSESNLCTLQMESEIKVLGLMQELAASKQNQEVLMADHEKLLELLEDVKSNEEKHKSSVKGLEIKLKASEYARQQVAEETSSLQIQLQKTSLLQDEILDLKRSLNEVKFENQKLEASLQMLSGDYEELKTEKILSMQKISDMQRAVSELEDCKRSKVALEEKLLRLDGDLTAREAIGAQDAELKNELARAKRANSEFQRKIRYLEEEKQECLKKAQALGEELEQRKASKQDQHSFSDASLPSGPESSDMNSSTPDEFSVSQVGTKSNFNTGNAPGIGLDSLSKIQLLENELAEALEANDMYKAQLKSLLTEEYKDPLNAPKKLLDEDVVVEGDGYEGKISSLQTELKDLQERYFDMSLKYAEVEAERAKLVLKLKPVNNGRRWFS, encoded by the exons atgttcaggCTACACAAACACAAGTCAGATAAATTTGGAGGCACACTTGACTTCAAGTTCTCCAGCTTCCAGGCTCTTCAG GTACCAAAAGGATGGGACAGGCTTTTTGTGTACATAATTTCAGTAGAAACTGGAAAGACGCTGTCCAAATCTGGGAAAGGGTCGGTGAGGAACGGAACTTGTCGATGGACGGAGAGTTTGACGGAGTCCATTCCGGTTTCGGAGAAAGAGATTGATGATTGTCTCTTCAAGTTTGTTGTTTCCATG GGATCGTCGAGATCGGGCATCCTTGGAGAGGCTACGGTTAATCTGGGGAGTTATAGGAATGCAGAAACTGCTGTTCCTGTTTCGTTGCCGTTGAAAAAGTGTAACCATGGAACCATTTTACTA GTTAGAATTCAGTGCCTGACACCAAGAGCAAAACCCAG GGAGGAGCAGTTTGAAGAGCCTGGTTCATATGCAGAGGATGTGATTGCTGTTGACTACATTGACATGGAAAACAAATCTGATGTTTCTGATAGCTCAGTCGCCAGGAGTGTTGGATCCTCATCAAGTAACCATTTGGATAGTGCATCTGGTACAGGAGAACATAGTAGG GAATTGAGTTTCTCAGCATCAGGATCACGCTATAGCTTTGACTCAATGGAGGGTTCATTGGATTATTCCCTGCAAAATAACTTAATTGGCACCAGCAATCTTGTTGGGAGACAAGATTCAACTGGCTCCCAGAACAGTTCTTCTTACGGATCTTATTCTCTTAATGATTCTTCCAGATCAAATCACTCGTCCTTTAATTCAGCTTCACGAAGCCATCTTCAGAATCAAAGAGAAAGTCTTAATCAGGTTTCAAGAACTGTTGCCTCATCACCATTACGGAATGCTGATTCATCTAAAGATCTTCTGGAAGCTGCAGAAGCTACAATTGAGGAGCTTCGAGCAGAAGCGAGGATGTGGGAACAAAATGCTCGTAGATTAATGTTTGATCTGGAAAAAATGCGGAAGGATTTATCAGACCAATCAATGCACTGTGCAAGTCTTGAAATGCAGCTTTCAGAATCGCACAGAGAATGTGATGGCTCGAAGCAGAAGATTGAACAATTGAAGATCCTGTTGGAGGAATCCGTAGCAAAGCAAACAACCACTGAGAAGTTGAAGTTTCAGGCCAAAGAAATGGATAATTTTCAGAAAGAAATAGAAGATGAATTAAAGTTTCAGAAAGAAACGAATGCTGACTTGGCTTTACAGCTAAAGAAAACCCAAGAGTCGAACATTGAGCTTGTTACCATACTTCAGGAACTGGAAGATACCATAGAAATACAGAAAATAGAAATTTCCGATCTGTCaaaaattcaatccaaaagTCAAAAAGCAGGAAAGTATCACCTTGAAGTCCAAAACAGTGAGGAGACCAAACGAATGAAGAAATCTTTTGCTAAGGATACAAGAGAGGCCTCTTGTGATTCGGGTATGGAAGGCAGTACTGTTGAGCAGGAATTGGATGATTTACCTGTAGGTTCTGAATCAGAGGACAGCAGGAGCCTGGAGCTGGAGTTTCAGCAACTGCAAGATTCACAAAAGAATTTAGAAAGTACTATCAAGCCTCCGGAGAGATCTCTTGAGAACAAAATCCATGCAATTGAGGTTGAGCAAAGTTTAAAAACTCAAACTCTAATGGATTGCGAAGCAGAATGGAGAGAAAAACTAGCTGCCAAGGATGAAAAGATCACCAATTTGGAAGCAGAGTTATTCAAAGCTCTTAATCctcttcaatttcaaaatgGAGATGATCGCGAACTgattaaagaaattgaagttctGACACAGAAGATGGAGGAACTTGAGAGAGATTGCAGTGAGCTTACAGAAGAAAATCTAGAACTTGTACTTAAGCTCAAAGAGTCAGAAAAGTATGGTGCCTCTACTAGCCCTTCATCAAATGAATGTTTGGGGAATCATTCTCTCTTAACCTCTGAATCTGAGGTTAGAAAATTGAGATCCCAAATATGCAAGCTTGAAGAAGAGATGCGTAAGAAGGAAATAATTAGCCAACAACTTTCCACTGAAATGGCTAAAACATTATCTGAGTTGCAGGAGCACATCCAATCATGTTTAGCCAATGTGAAGAAGCAACAATGTGATCCATGTTTTCCGATAAATGGAGAATGTAGTACTGCTTTTGATAAACCTGTCATTTCAAATGATACAGATTTGTTTAAtcaaaaagagagagcaaagtCTATTCTGAACAGTTTTGTCCAGCTAAAAGATTTGTTTGAAGCAAAATCTGCTTTGTTCAAAAATGAAGTTCACCAAAGCAAAGAGGTAAGAGCAAAAGTGGTGAATCCTGATGAGCTCCGGAACAATTTGGAGGCTTATGACTCAGGGGGAAATACTTTCAGCACTTGTGGTCCACAACCAGAAAGCATGCAAATGGAATCTACACCTGAGATGACAGATTTAGAAAAGGAGCTTTTGGAAAAGATATCTGGCATGGATAAGCTTAATTCTTTGAATGAACAAGAGATAGATGCTCTAAGGCATTCCCAAACGGAGCTAGAAACACAGATTTCTAATCTTCAGAACGAGAGATGGCAGTTGGAGCAAAATCTTGAAGTTACGCTAAGAGAAAGCATGGTGACCTCTAAATGCTTGGATGATTTACGAAAGGAAATGACGAAGCTTAGTAGTAACAGGGATTCACAAGCTTCAGCCAAGGAGATCCTAGAAAGGAAGTTGTCAGAGCTGGAAAGTGGCAAATTGGAGATGGAAGTTCACTTGTCTgaactagaaaaagaaaatgtacaGTTATCAGAGCGAATATGTGGCTTGGAAGCacaattaagatatttgacCAACGATAGGGAATCAACCAGCGAGGAATTGCATAACTCGGAATCTAGTAATATGAGTCTCCGGGAAGAGATAAGAAGACTGGAAAGTGAATTGGAGGCACAAAAGGTTGATGCGAGGCAAAAGATGCAGGACATGCAAAAGCGTTGGTTAGAAGCTCAAGAAGAGTGCGGGTATCTGAAAGTAGCAAATCCAAAGTTACAAACTACAGCTGAAAGTCTTATTGAAGAATGCAGTGTGCTTCAGAAATCAAATGCAGAACTGAGGACGCAAAAGATGCAGTTACATGAGCATTGTACAATTCTGGAAGCTGAGTTAAGGGattcagaaaagtgtttttctaatATGTCGAAGGAAGTAGAAGCTCTTGAAGGAAAGTATATATTGCTGCAGCAAGAAATTGCCTCAAAAGAGCAAGCACTTGGTATAGAACTAGATTCACTTcttcaagaaaacaagaaatataaagagaaaCTTGCTATGGAGGAGAATTTTCTGAACCAGATGCACTTGGAGAAGACAGTTGAAGTTGAGAATCTTCAAAGAGAGGTTGCACATCTGACTGAACAGATATCTGCAACTCatggagaaaaggaaaggaCAGCTTCAGAAGCTGTGATTGAAGTGTCTCATCTGCGTTCAGGTAGAGCTATGCTGGAAGCTTCTCTGCAAGAATTACAAGGAAAACTCGAATTATCTGAGAGTAACCTCTGTACCCTCCAGATGGAATCAGAGATTAAAGTGCTTGGACTTATGCAAGAACTTGCTGCTTCCAAACAAAATCAGGAAGTTCTGATGGCTGATCATGAAAAGCTGCTTGAATTGTTAGAAGATGTCAAATCCAatgaagagaaacataaaagcAGTGTTAAGGGGCTGGAAATAAAACTTAAAGCTTCTGAATATGCGAGGCAACAAGTTGCAGAGGAAACTTCCAGCCTTCAGATCCAATTGCAGAAAACATCACTTCTTCAAGACGAGATTCTGGATCTTAAAAGATCGCTTAATGAGGTCAAATTTGAGAATCAAAAGCTTGAAGCTTCATTGCAGATGTTATCAGGGGATTACGAGGAACTGAAGACCGAGAAAATCCTGTCTATGCAGAAGATTTCTGACATGCAGAGGGCTGTGTCTGAATTAGAAGACTGCAAAAGGAGTAAAGTTGCCCTGGAGGAGAAGCTTTTGCGACTGGATGGGGATTTAACCGCAAGAGAAGCAATAGGTGCTCAGGATGCTGAGCTGAAAAATGAGCTTGCTCGGGCTAAGAGAGCAAATAGTGAATTCCAGAGGAAGATAAGATACCTCGAAGAGGAGAAGCAGGAGTGCCTGAAGAAAGCTCAAGCTCTTGGAGAGGAACTTGAACAGAGGAAAGCATCAAAACAGGATCAACATAGTTTCAGTGATGCAAGCCTCCCTTCTGGTCCTGAATCCAGTGACATGAATTCTTCTACTCCTGATGAATTCAGTGTCTCACAG GTCGGTACGAAATCGAATTTTAATACTGGAAATGCTCCAGGTATAGGATTGGATTCTTTGTCAAAGATCCAACTACTCGAGAATGAACTAGCTGAGGCTTTGGAGGCAAATGATATGTACAAAGCCCAGCTTAAGAG CTTGTTAACCGAGGAGTACAAGGATCCATTAAATGCTCCCAAGAAGTTGTTGGATGAAGATGTAGTAGTCGAAGGAGATGGATATGAGGGTAAGATATCATCACTTCAGACAGAGCTAAAAGATTTGCAGGAGCGCTACTTCGACATGAGCCTCAAATATGCAGAAGTTGAAGCTGAACGTGCGAAACTTGTACTAAAGCTGAAGCCTGTCAATAATGGACGAAGGTGGTTTTCATGA